The genomic region ATACTACGTGAATTATCTTTCTTTTACATTATGTATAAACTTTATGTCCCTCTCGTTATGCTACTTTCGGGGGAGGTGCTGCCAGATTTTGCTTTACTTTTTGTCTCTATTTCTTTTCTTATGTTGTTTAAGTTTTgtgggaagggtatttggtaacatGCACTGTGTGGGAGCAATGGGGTGTTACACCATTAAAGTGAAGTACTCAATtttttgattttggatggttttcctCATAAACATATTTCTATCATATTTGAGCACTTCGGTGTGTTCTTCAATCATCATCAAAAACATCTAGCCACCAGTTGATGCATACACATATCCTCCATGTCTTTTTGATGTTTGGGTGTAACAATGGGAAGCAAGCCAAGATTGACCGAGCGCAAAGAATTTTTATTGACTCCCATACACTTGCCCCCCTGGTCGCCTGATTCAATCcttcaattagtatcagagcaGGTTAAGGATCAATCTAACTTAGCTGGTTGTTGATCCAACCAACTTTTTTGGATTTTAGCCTTTTTTTGAGGGTTTTTTCACAACTATGCCCTTTGTAGTtttatttcaaaaaatggaccccaacctcggcgccatcatcattggcgccgaggtaacacacaaCAACGCCAATACCATTGGCACCAACTTTTCCTACGTGGCAGCCGATGTGGCAAGTCccagggggtcggcgccatagatcttggtgcCGACCCCCCTTGACGGCGGTGTCTGGTGCTATCCAGgggggggtcggcgccaagatctatggcgccgaccccaTGAGACTTGCCACATCGGCTGCCACGTAGGAAAAGTTGGCGCCAATTATGTCGGCGCCActatgtgttacctcggcgccgaggttagggtccattttttgaaatgaaactacaaagggcataattgtgcaaaaaaaacccaaaagggctaaaatgcaaaaaagtTGGTTGATCCGAGAAGGTGAGATAGAACATGGTGTTGACAAACCACTTTTCTTCACTGAATCAAACTACGCGTACTGGAAGATATGTATGGCGACATATCCTTAGAGCACTGGCTCATGAGTTTAGGAAATTTGCCTCGTGACACCTAAGTGGTCCTGAATGTTTTAATTACTCCCCTTCGGACTGAGAGCCATGATGCAAAAATAGGACATGTAATGCTTTGTTCTCATGTCTCTGACTCTCCGAGTTTGATAGAGTGGGACATCTTGGTATGACTTATGAGATCTAGACTGCCCTATATAAATTCCATAAGGGTCATATGAAAACTAGACTATTTGAGACTACCAGTGGGAGTATGACAATTTCGTTTAGTTGGCTAGAGAGACCATTGACTCAATGTTTTCTCACTTGCGATCAGTTATGAACAAGATGCATGCAAACAAGGCGTGATTACCCTATGACGATCATGAGAGAGCACTCAAGTTACATCATGCTCTAGATTGAAGGGTTTGTGAGGTGAAGGTCACGATAATCATAGAGTCACCCAAATACAAGACCCTCACAGTGGATGATGTTTTTAGCAAGCTCAATCCCATAGAAATTAACCATCAGACTCGAGCCAAGATCGAGAATCCTGGTGTACCCACCATGACCCTTGTCTCATGAGGTGGCCTCCATAGCTAACCCTTCATCAGCTATATTTGCTTTTCATTATGTGTTGTCCATCATGGTGGAGCAGgttgagtctcttggagatgAGGAGTTGGTACTTGTGGCTAGTCGGTTTGTGCGGTTTCATAACAATCGCATGAACCAATAGTGTGGTGGGGCAAGGATGGTTGCTTCAACTGTAGAGATCTCGACCACTTTATCACCAACTTCCCCAAGATAAAGGGAAAGTTAGAGGTCAACAAGCATGACTACCACTCTGATTGGTGCAAGAGCAAGCACAAGTACACCTTCTGTAAGCACAAGTCCAAGGGGACGTTCAACAAGAGACACTCAAATTCACAAGGCCAAGCTCAAAGAGCGCGCCTTCCTTACCTCCCTTAGTGACCTCGGCAATGACTCTGACCACACTTCTTCCTCGAGCTACAACAAGATCGAGAATAAGCTAAATGGTTTGTGCTTCTTCGCCAATACCGCATGAGGCCTCTGCACCATGGCATTTGGTGAGGATGCAGTGAGCAACAACAGTAATAATATTGGTGATGACTCCAAATCTGAGGTATCACTTTCCACCGATGAACTCACCACTGAGGTAGACGAGTTGATGGCTACTTTAGCTAGTCAGGATAAGTTAGTTAGGCTTGTAGAATGTGAGAGGATAGAGTACAAATGCAAGTATAAGTTCACGCTTAAGGAGCTTGAGTCTGCTAGAGCTTCTATATTGTTGTCCGACGAGACTGAATGTGATGAGTATGCTATTCACATGTCGAACATTACAACATTGTAGACCAAGTACGCCACCCTACTAGACGAATGCGATTAGTAATAATCTAGATATAGCCTATTGAGTATGTGTCAGACTTGTCCAAGTTTGTAGACTGAGCTAGCAGAGAAGAATATTACCACTGTTCAGCGCCATAGTATTATGATGTAGCATGATGATGAATACAATGGCTAAGTGCAATTTTTTGGGAGGTTCCCTTCCATAGTATTAACTGCAAAATTTTATGTAAGGCAAGCCTCATGAATAAGGCAGGAAGACTTACAGTAGTCAAATAGTGCTCTCAACTATCTCTATTTACCAAATAGTTGCCCTAGACATGCCTAGATGGGTAATCGAGGCTATTGACAAGAGAAGAAAAGGCTTTCTCTGGATAGTAAAAGAAGAGGCACAAGGAGGAAAATGTTTGGTGGCCTAGAAGAAGGTTATAAGACCAATTCGAATGGGAGGCCTAAGGTCTTGGTATCCAGAATTTAGAAATCTTAAGTTGGTCCCTAGAAGCTAGATGGCCCTGGTTAGAAAAAAGTGGGGCTGGTCTTCCTTGGAAATGACTGCCTATTCAAGTGTCCCCTAAGGTTAATGCTTTCTTCCATACGACAGCataatctaaggttggaaatggagAGTAGACCTTGTTTTGAAAATATAGATGGATTATGGGACAATTTATGCTGAATTTGCCCAAATCTATTAAAAATCACCCCAAGAAAAATATTAACAAGAGGACAATAGCTCAAGCTTTGGCCAATAGATCTTGGATATCCGACATCAAGGGAGCCCTTTCAGTTGAAGTTATTAGGGAATACCTGTTTCTGTGGGATTTTCTTGATGATGTCACTATGCAACATGGAGTGGAAGATTAACATATTTGGAAACTTGATAAGTCAAGACATCATAGTAGCAAATCTACATATAGTCCCTTCTTCCAGAGTGTTGTGTCTTTCTTCCCTTGAAAGAAGATCTAGAAAAGTTGAGCACCTCTAAAGTGCAAGTTTTCCATCTAGCATATTTTAAAAACCGCTGTTGGACAGCTAACTGTTTGGCTAGGTGTGGTCTACCTCACCCCAGTTGTTGTCCCCTTTGTGATCAGGAAGAGGAGATCATTCAACACATCACGATCAGTTGTGTCTTCACAGAACAATCTGGACTCGGATAATTCAAATTCTAGGTTTGCCCAATCTACCACCCAGTCCAAACAATAACAGTTTCTCTTCGTAGTGGTGCACATCGGCAAAGGTTGTCCCAAGGAGACGAGGAAAGAGCTAAACCCTCTGATAATCCTCACAATTTGGGAGTTGTGGAAGCATCGAGATGATTGTGTATTCAATGGAGCTAGACCCGAAAAAGGGTTGTTATACAATCCATCTCTAATATAAAAACATCTTATGGTGTAGGGCTAGGGCTACTGGGCTTAGTGAACTTATGAACTAGTCGCTACAGCCTCCTTTTTTTTATTGCCTAGTTTGTTCTCTGACTTCTTTATGATGGAGATCCCAGTGACAGGCTTACACGGGCCTCTAGAGGCTAGTGTTGTATTCCTGTTTgtattttcttttttcttttattaATAAATGACACGCAAATCTTTTGCGGTTCAAAAAAATTAACTTATTATGTTATTTTAAGCTTACTCATATATTGAACTTGGAGATACAATAACCACGTACTTTCAGCACCCTGGATTGTAATATTATTTCTAAATACCTATATCTGATTCTGTGATGTAACTCTTAATGATATTGATATCCTCTATGTATCTCCATGGTACTAACCCCTTCATCTGAAGAGATATCATCAGTATACCTCATGTATACCTTGATGATTTTATCACGACAAGATTCCCATCTAACTAAAAATATTTTTTTAGTTTTACTCATCCATAAACATGAAAAGCACTTAAGAAGAAGATCTTTCGGAATCACTATAGATTTGATTCTATCCTTAGTAATATCATGGACTACCGGAATAATACCGAAATTATACGGCTATAAATCCATAAGATTTACTATAATGTACTTGAACTCTTATAAATTGGACAATTCTGCTATATCAACTCAATAAAATGAAGTAAATGCATTTGAATCTGGTGGCACTCGAACTTTGGTGTCGTTTGTTTCAGCTTTTAACCACCAGAAGCTCTCATGAAATGCAAAATGTCTAGCTTTTCAGCTCACTTTATAAGAATCATTTTAGTCTAACTTTTCAGCTCACTTTTATAAGAATTGTTTTAGTGAACTATTCAAAATTAACATGAACACATAATCGACCGAATCGTCaccatagtacatattctaaattctATAGATTTTTTTATCTTTCTTCGTCCTCACGATTAGTACGTATTCTAAATTCTATAGATTTTTTTATCTTTCTTCGTCCTCACGATACGTGAGATTTTCTTCGCCGCCAAATTCTTAGAAAAACTCGTCAGAAACGAAAAAGCGACGAGCCGTGTCTGTTGTAACCGCGCCTGCCACTCGCCACAACAGGTTACATGCAAGGTGTTCCGATAATAGCACACCGGCGTGTCAATAGCTCCAATGGCTGGAAAATCGGTTTAACGAAGGCACTAATCATTCAATTAACACAATCTTACGTAAAACGATCCTATACGCAGTCAAAGGAGATTACGCAACACTAAAAACCAAGCTGAGACAGACGCAAAAATTGAGAGGCTAAAAACATACTGTACTTGCTCGTACAATCCAGCATCGCCATGAGCTTATTTTTAAAAAATGGTGATGCAAATGTCTTCAATTCGGATAAGTTCAGACCAGAGTAAAATTACTCTTCGTCTGCAAAATAGCAATCCTACTCTACAACTCCCAGTGGATCTGAACCAAAATTCTCAAACCAAAGTTCTACCCTCTCAACAGATCTGAACCGTCTGGACAGCAGCCTCAAGAACGTTAAGTTTTAAACGGTAAGGGCTCCCTCCGGTGGCTCTGCCACTTGAGGCTTCGGCTTTGGCTTCtcaacaacaatggcctgcgtggTTAGGACCATTCCAGCTACTGAGGCCGCATTCTGGAGCGCACACCTGGTCACCTTGGCAGGGTCGATCACACCAGCCTCCATCAGGTTCTCGTACTTGTCAGTCATTGCATTGTAGCCCACCTCCCAATCGCTCTCCTTGATCTTCTCGACAACCACTTCACCCTCTACTCCAGCATTGTGTGCAATCAATGAAGCAGGTGCTACCAATGCCTGCACAAGTAGAGAAGATAATGTAAAAACGTGATTTATTGCTCTAAAGGATCCAGTATGTGTCTGCTGTGACAAGAACTACTCTGAATTGTCTAAAAAAATTCCAATGCCAGCAACACACACTACGATGGTATAGGTCTACTCATGAACTTAGTGCCGCACATAATAAATGATGGGTCCTATGTCCTAGTCACATTTACCAGCACAGATAAACATATTAACAGCATTGGACCTCTGGCAAATACAGTTCATACCATCTAACTGCATAGGCACTGATCAGTTTATAAATATGCTAGCCAAGTTACCTTTTGAATAATATCAGCGCCAAGCCGCTCATCAGGGTCCTCAATTGCTTCTTTGATCTTAGGGACAACCGTAGATAGGTGCACATATGCCGCACCACCTCCTGGAACAATGCCCTCCTCTATAGCTGCAAAAGTGGCATTTTTTGCATCCTCAATTCTTAGCTGCCGGTCCTCAAGCTCAGTCTCAGTTGCAGCTCCAACCTTGATAACAGCAACACCACCGGCAAGCTTAGCAATTCTCTCGGCCAATTTCTCAGTATCATAAACTGAATCAGTCTCAGCAAGCTCCTTCTTCAGTTGTGCAATCCTCGCCTGGATCTCATCTTTACTGGCTGCATCTGCTATGAGGGTTGTTGTAGTCTGATGTATCGTGACTTTCCTTGCTGTGCCAAGTTGTTCCTCTGTAGCATTTTCAACCAACAAACCAAGATCTTTTGCTAGGAACTCAGCACCTGAAAGAGAACTTACACGATATAAGCAAAACGAAACTGACAAAAAATTTGCCAATTATTATCAAATTTCAAAACAAAGGACCACGATAACCAAAAATCTTCAACTGTAGTCTAACTTTGAGGAAACCATTTAGGTATTCTAGCATTCACTTTCCAGGAGTTCTAGTAATGTTCAATAACCAGAAACATCCTGATTGGTGTAAGTACACACAAAGAACTATTGTTTCTCTTGCAGGGTGTCACTTGTATTGAAATCTTCAATATTTAGGGTTCAGGGCTTCGAGTGGACAAATGAGCTAAAGAAACAAATTTTAGCAATTTGCTAGTATGGCAATGACTATAAATAACTCTGATACTGAGAGATAGTGAGCTCAACTTCAAACTCCATCATGCACAAATTCCAAATGCCATAGAGCACACTATCACGTTTTCGCGACAGATTGTTGCATGAAGTTTAACATTCATGATGTATGAAGAATATGATCCATGAAACCATGCAATCCCAATTGCATCCATATTCCATACAACTAATTATAGCCCTCTGATGGTGTGGTCATTTAGCATTCTCACCAATTTTGTTCAATATCAGGAAAGAAGCTATAGCAAGCTGAAAAAACTAAAGATCCATTGGATGTATTGAGAAAAAGGGCTAGGCCCTTGTACAAATTATATGGAAAAAGGAAATAATATCTTTATTTTTATTTGTTACAGCATTATCCGGAGAATGAAGCATGATATGTATATGTGTAATGCATAAATATATTGCAGAAATCATACTACAATACTTTTATCAGCCAAAATAAATGCAACTACATTAGTGAATGATGACAACTTGTAATATTACTTTTCGTTGCAAGACAAACCTGTGACGATGGCAATGTCCTGAAGTACAGCCTTCCGCCGCTCACCAAAACTTGGAGCCTTAATCGCTGCAACATTGAGAATTCCTCGAAGCTTGTTAACAACAAGAGTTGCCAAAGCTTCACCAGTAATGTCCTCAGCAATAATGAACAGAGGGGCTCTCAGCTGTGTGGTCTTCTCCAAAATTGGAAGAATTTCCTTTATGCTTGTGATCTTCTGATCAGTAATAAGAACCTTAGCATTCTCAAACTCCACAATTGATTTCTCGAGGTTTGTCACAAATTGTGGGGAAATATAACCTCGGTCAATCTGCAATATTCAAGAAAACTTGAGAGCATGTGATAGTACATGTATATATGCATTGCTATTTTGATGTTATAAATCAGAAGCTTCTACTTCATACATAGAAATGCAAGAACTATACAAGCTGAGTTCCCTACAAACCTCCATTCCTTCTTCAACTTCAACAGTGGTCTCAAAAGATGAGGAGGATTCAATTGATAGAACACCATCAGGCCCCACTTTGTCAATTGCTTCAGCAATCATGGATCCGATAAATTCATCATTGCCAGCAGAGATAGATGCAACAGCTATAAAACAAAACAGCTCCAAATTAAACATTAGTTATGTTTTGGATACACACTTTGTTAAAAATTTACATTTAGAAGTGAAAACAAATAAAGGATAAACAGTCTAAATGAAAATACAACAATCACCTTTGATATCACCACCACCCTTGACTGGTCTAGACTTATTCTCAAGCTCCTGAATTAGGCCCTGCACAGTTTTGTCTATTCCTTTCTTTAGTGATACAGGATTTGCACCAGATGTTACACTCAGAAGGCCTAGCTTGATGATTTCACGAGCAAGGACGGACGCAGTTGTAGTCCCATCACCAGCTGAATCATTGGTCTTGCTAGCAACCTTTAACGAAAAAGAAGTCGAGAACATTACTTTGGTATTCAGAATCCTCAAATAACACAATGACACCAAATGTTCATAAAAtgaaagaaagaaaaggaaagcacCTCACGAATCAATGCTGCACCAGCATTTTCCATTGGATCATACAGCTCAATAGCACGGGCAATAGTGACTCCATCATTCACAACTTTAGGGTTTCCGTACTCATCGAGCACCACATTCCTCCCTGTAAAAACATTACATTGATGATCAATGGTGTTCTTCTTTTCAGAAATGACCCTGGAAACTACGATTAGGAAATATAAATCAtattataaaaaatatataaaataagAAGAATGAAAGAGCTAATTCAATTTCAGAAAGGAGCTCTTGATTGGAAAATTGTGTCCGTACGTGCATTGTCAATGAAAATGAAGAGTTCCATCTTTTGTGTAATCTTTATTCTACAACACAAATTGTTCCTGGAATTCTTGAAATCATGCTTTAGcaatcaatgcatcaatcaagtgTATATAAACCTACTGTACTACATTAGTAGTTGCATCAATTAGTTAAGTTGAGCGCCAAATCAGTAGTATTTGTTTAGTACAGGGCTTCCAATTTCTGGGGGACAGACCTGGGAGTAGTTATTGTCAGTTGCAATTCTAGAGCTGAACTGCGATTGAGTCTCTACGAGCAGCCGTGATTTTCAAGATGAAGCGGCATGGTATACCATGTAACTAGCACTATAGCAGTATTAATTATGTAGACGACACCCGACTGAGCATCGAACACACAGCATGTGCTGTAGGCTGTAGCAACAAGACGGTAGGCGTTGGCTACCTCGTGGCCCGAGGGTGACACCGACGGCGTTTGCGAGCTTCTCGACGCCGGCCTGCAGCGCTGCCCTGGATTTCTGGTCAAAGGCAATGTCTTTGGCGTTCGCACGCACCACGAACCGCTGTGAC from Zea mays cultivar B73 chromosome 6, Zm-B73-REFERENCE-NAM-5.0, whole genome shotgun sequence harbors:
- the LOC103630297 gene encoding ruBisCO large subunit-binding protein subunit alpha, chloroplastic, coding for MASANAISTASLLRPLSQGRATRSQRFVVRANAKDIAFDQKSRAALQAGVEKLANAVGVTLGPRGRNVVLDEYGNPKVVNDGVTIARAIELYDPMENAGAALIREVASKTNDSAGDGTTTASVLAREIIKLGLLSVTSGANPVSLKKGIDKTVQGLIQELENKSRPVKGGGDIKAVASISAGNDEFIGSMIAEAIDKVGPDGVLSIESSSSFETTVEVEEGMEIDRGYISPQFVTNLEKSIVEFENAKVLITDQKITSIKEILPILEKTTQLRAPLFIIAEDITGEALATLVVNKLRGILNVAAIKAPSFGERRKAVLQDIAIVTGAEFLAKDLGLLVENATEEQLGTARKVTIHQTTTTLIADAASKDEIQARIAQLKKELAETDSVYDTEKLAERIAKLAGGVAVIKVGAATETELEDRQLRIEDAKNATFAAIEEGIVPGGGAAYVHLSTVVPKIKEAIEDPDERLGADIIQKALVAPASLIAHNAGVEGEVVVEKIKESDWEVGYNAMTDKYENLMEAGVIDPAKVTRCALQNAASVAGMVLTTQAIVVEKPKPKPQVAEPPEGALTV